From one Paeniglutamicibacter psychrophenolicus genomic stretch:
- a CDS encoding ATP-binding cassette domain-containing protein, with protein sequence MSSGFSDPSTGKDPFRISRALIAAVVAAGVLQSVALVFFVVAVHQMLRAVGPDQFGSQAQADWTAGTNAAWLLLASMAGVALGRGASFAFSERAGYEMVRELRMSQYRHLQGMSQRQLQHRSRGGLLLRFTGDLGMLRTWVSRGLLEGSVCVIVVCAGLGTLFWLDPHLGTAVAGSLCLVAAAGLAGGHGMRKSIRSMRRRRSLLTSNIDEQLQAMPVVQGFDRLAGEESRLSRQNDAMTRSLVSVANRRGFWRMLTALCGLLPVAAVLCVGLVQVRNQQMDLAALVSGLVVAQYLARPVRVIGQGHDHWHRSRISDGKIRDFLASSSRRLDDGSPSLLVGAGEIQMRGLAVEGSLKPLTATIAGGQFVAVTGANGSGKSTLLAAIAGLVAPTSGLLLLDGQDTSEVNLRSRLGRCGFVSPDLPLMRGSVLRNITYGRPLSTGAEIHRVVLGSGLDEVLSDLENGIDTWLTEGGRNLSVGQRQRIAWARALMGNPKILLLDEPGSMLDRRARDALHGMLHHHAGTVVLATHDPDELAMADVIWHLERGQLVRVQSGESYHEESWLAQQADPARFAGMGGIR encoded by the coding sequence ATGAGCTCGGGCTTTAGCGACCCAAGCACCGGCAAGGATCCCTTCCGCATCAGCCGCGCCCTCATTGCGGCGGTGGTGGCCGCCGGTGTCCTGCAGTCCGTGGCATTGGTGTTCTTCGTTGTCGCCGTCCACCAGATGCTGCGGGCCGTCGGCCCGGACCAGTTCGGCTCCCAGGCCCAGGCGGACTGGACTGCCGGGACCAATGCCGCGTGGCTGCTCCTTGCCTCCATGGCGGGGGTGGCCCTGGGCCGTGGAGCCTCCTTCGCGTTCTCGGAGCGGGCCGGCTACGAGATGGTGCGCGAATTGCGCATGTCCCAATACCGGCACCTGCAAGGAATGAGCCAGCGGCAACTGCAGCACCGATCCCGCGGCGGGTTGCTGCTGCGCTTCACGGGAGATCTTGGCATGCTGCGGACGTGGGTGAGCCGGGGCCTGCTTGAGGGCAGCGTTTGCGTCATCGTGGTTTGCGCCGGGCTCGGCACGCTCTTTTGGCTCGACCCGCATCTGGGCACCGCCGTCGCCGGCTCCTTGTGCTTGGTGGCCGCGGCCGGCCTGGCGGGCGGGCACGGAATGCGCAAATCCATTCGTTCCATGCGCCGGCGCCGTTCGCTGCTCACCAGCAACATCGACGAACAGCTCCAGGCCATGCCGGTCGTGCAGGGCTTCGATCGGCTGGCCGGTGAGGAATCGCGGCTTTCGCGCCAGAACGACGCGATGACCCGCTCCCTGGTATCGGTGGCCAACCGGCGCGGATTCTGGCGCATGCTCACGGCCCTGTGCGGGCTGCTTCCGGTCGCCGCCGTCCTTTGCGTTGGGCTGGTGCAGGTCAGGAACCAGCAGATGGACCTCGCGGCGCTCGTCTCGGGCTTGGTGGTCGCCCAATATCTGGCCCGCCCCGTGCGCGTCATCGGGCAGGGCCACGACCATTGGCATCGCTCACGCATTTCCGACGGCAAGATCCGGGATTTCCTGGCCAGCTCCTCGCGCCGGCTGGATGACGGTTCGCCTTCCCTGCTCGTTGGCGCCGGTGAAATCCAGATGCGTGGCCTCGCCGTCGAAGGCTCTTTGAAACCGCTGACGGCAACAATCGCCGGCGGGCAATTTGTCGCCGTGACGGGAGCCAACGGATCCGGGAAATCTACGTTGCTGGCCGCCATTGCCGGGCTGGTGGCTCCCACCTCGGGCCTGCTGCTGCTCGATGGACAAGACACTTCCGAGGTCAACCTGCGCTCGCGCCTGGGACGTTGCGGCTTCGTGTCACCGGATTTACCGCTGATGCGGGGCTCCGTCCTGCGCAACATCACCTACGGACGACCCCTTTCAACGGGTGCCGAGATCCATCGCGTGGTGCTCGGCAGCGGACTCGACGAGGTCCTGTCCGACCTGGAGAACGGCATCGACACCTGGCTGACCGAAGGCGGCCGAAACTTGTCCGTCGGACAGCGCCAACGCATTGCCTGGGCACGCGCGCTGATGGGCAACCCCAAGATCCTGCTGCTGGACGAGCCCGGTTCGATGCTCGACCGCCGGGCCCGCGATGCGTTGCACGGGATGCTGCACCACCATGCCGGCACCGTGGTGCTGGCGACGCACGACCCGGACGAACTGGCGATGGCCGATGTCATCTGGCACCTGGAACGGGGCCAGCTGGTTCGTGTGCAATCGGGCGAGTCCTACCACGAGGAAAGCTGGCTGGCCCAGCAGGCGGACCCCGCACGCTTTGCCGGGATGGGAGGGATTCGATGA
- a CDS encoding CapA family protein, giving the protein MSRNLRRADRWTMGVLATAGVLLLGSTTLVLASSTPPPVPTKTIQATVGNTGAVPGLSITFAGDTMLADAALSRLESDGYDWPFAQLNSALIGDIVIANAEAPLTNIKPQASKQFVYAADPRAAAGLKRAGIDVLALANNHVMDAGAAGLQDTIRHAEEAGLATYGAGSTRDEAAMPLLIDAGEDGKVAVLGFGENFGRTSTATTTEPGMLPFTLERITRGLEMGKAAGAHTVIAYVHWGTNYGKVDESQRYWAQQLVDAGYDLVVGAGSHALQPLEIIDGVPVIYSLGNFVFTTPGRYAGKEVTGHGAVATVTLGANGAGHLLLTCLEVDNLVVEFQPRPCPAETAATVLGGVHPGLEIRASSGTFTWQRTGNDEAGD; this is encoded by the coding sequence ATGAGCAGGAACCTGCGGCGCGCCGACCGGTGGACCATGGGCGTCCTGGCCACTGCCGGCGTGCTGCTGCTTGGAAGCACGACGCTGGTGTTGGCTTCCAGCACGCCTCCACCCGTGCCCACGAAAACCATCCAGGCAACAGTCGGCAACACCGGTGCAGTGCCGGGCCTGAGCATCACCTTTGCCGGGGACACCATGCTGGCGGACGCGGCCCTCTCCCGGCTGGAATCCGACGGCTACGACTGGCCCTTCGCCCAGTTGAACTCCGCCTTGATCGGCGATATCGTCATCGCCAATGCCGAGGCACCGCTCACGAACATCAAACCCCAGGCGTCCAAGCAATTTGTCTATGCGGCCGATCCACGGGCGGCGGCAGGCCTCAAGCGCGCCGGCATCGATGTCCTGGCACTTGCCAACAACCACGTCATGGACGCCGGAGCCGCCGGATTGCAGGACACGATCCGGCATGCCGAGGAAGCAGGCCTGGCGACCTATGGTGCCGGAAGCACCCGGGACGAGGCGGCCATGCCGCTGCTGATCGATGCCGGGGAAGACGGCAAGGTGGCCGTCTTGGGTTTCGGCGAGAATTTCGGCCGCACGTCCACCGCCACCACCACGGAACCCGGAATGCTGCCGTTCACCCTTGAACGGATCACCCGAGGTCTCGAAATGGGGAAAGCCGCGGGCGCGCACACCGTCATTGCCTACGTCCACTGGGGCACCAACTACGGGAAAGTCGACGAGTCGCAAAGATATTGGGCGCAGCAATTGGTGGACGCCGGATACGACCTGGTCGTTGGCGCCGGGTCGCACGCCCTGCAACCCCTGGAGATCATTGACGGCGTGCCGGTGATCTACAGCCTGGGGAATTTCGTCTTCACCACCCCGGGCCGATATGCCGGCAAGGAGGTCACCGGCCATGGTGCGGTGGCCACCGTGACGCTGGGCGCCAACGGCGCGGGACACCTCTTGTTGACCTGCCTGGAAGTCGACAACCTGGTCGTGGAATTCCAGCCGCGGCCCTGCCCCGCAGAGACCGCCGCAACCGTCCTGGGCGGTGTCCACCCCGGATTGGAAATCAGGGCGTCCTCCGGGACCTTTACGTGGCAGCGCACGGGCAATGACGAAGCCGGGGACTGA
- a CDS encoding PadR family transcriptional regulator: protein MRIDKDLVAASATPLVLGILAEGELHGYAIIKKVGELSGGDMQWTDGMLYPLLHRLERLGHLEARWGHSPETGRRRKHYAITPSGREALAERQEQWSVVAKALRQVWHNAQLPPAMETGWA from the coding sequence ATGCGCATCGACAAGGACCTGGTCGCCGCATCGGCGACCCCGCTCGTGCTGGGAATCCTCGCAGAGGGCGAGCTGCACGGCTATGCCATCATCAAAAAGGTCGGCGAGCTTTCCGGCGGAGACATGCAATGGACCGACGGGATGCTCTACCCCTTGCTGCACCGTCTCGAGCGGCTCGGCCACCTCGAGGCGAGGTGGGGCCACTCCCCCGAGACCGGGCGCCGGCGCAAGCACTACGCCATCACGCCCTCCGGACGCGAGGCCCTGGCCGAGCGGCAGGAACAGTGGAGCGTGGTGGCCAAGGCGCTGCGGCAGGTGTGGCACAACGCGCAGCTCCCGCCGGCAATGGAAACGGGGTGGGCGTGA
- a CDS encoding permease prefix domain 1-containing protein, translated as MEAHEGLEAQIDYWRGYVARSRAISPADLDELEDHLREQIAERRAGGLDEDESFLVAIKRMGNLDAVSREFAREHSERLWKQLVLLPEDPAAAGVPPWRELAVVLSLAVGAGLALKAGLTWLGGDEVLLRNAGLLVFPFLAAYFAWKRRLTVRLLLALAVPFAALAVVLNAYPFAAEGSTGLLAALHAPVLLWLLAGVAYVGGRWRSDGRRMDFVRFTGELAIYFTLLGLGGGVLIGLTAAVLQLVGLDLEPAMEAWILPFAIPGALVVAAWLVEAKQDVIENIAPVLTRIFTPLTIAMLLAMLVVLTTAGGLIDVDRGLLILMNAVLVLVLCLLLYALSAREPLAPAGIFDVLQLVLLVSALAVDAVMLTAMLARIAEFGSSPNKIAALGLNLLLLVHLLWAAWLSAGFLRGRRRFAVLERWQTRYLPVYGLWAAVVVFVFPPVFTFA; from the coding sequence ATGGAAGCGCATGAGGGGCTCGAAGCCCAGATCGATTACTGGCGCGGCTACGTCGCCCGGAGCCGGGCCATCTCACCCGCCGACCTCGACGAGCTCGAGGACCACCTGCGTGAACAAATCGCCGAACGGCGGGCCGGCGGGCTGGACGAGGACGAGTCCTTCCTGGTGGCCATCAAGCGCATGGGCAACCTGGATGCGGTTTCACGCGAATTCGCCCGGGAACACTCCGAAAGGCTGTGGAAGCAGCTGGTGCTGCTCCCCGAGGACCCCGCGGCCGCAGGCGTTCCGCCGTGGCGCGAGCTTGCCGTCGTGCTGTCACTGGCAGTGGGCGCGGGCCTGGCCCTGAAGGCCGGGCTCACCTGGCTGGGCGGGGACGAGGTGCTGTTGCGCAACGCGGGCCTGCTGGTCTTCCCGTTCCTGGCGGCCTACTTCGCGTGGAAGCGGCGGCTCACCGTGCGGCTTCTGCTCGCGTTGGCCGTTCCCTTCGCGGCGTTGGCCGTGGTGCTGAACGCCTACCCCTTCGCCGCGGAGGGTTCCACCGGGCTGCTGGCGGCATTGCACGCCCCGGTGCTCCTGTGGCTGTTGGCCGGGGTGGCCTACGTCGGTGGGCGGTGGCGAAGCGACGGGCGGCGCATGGACTTCGTGCGGTTCACCGGCGAGTTGGCCATCTACTTCACGCTGCTGGGTCTGGGCGGCGGGGTGCTCATCGGGCTCACCGCCGCGGTGCTGCAGCTGGTGGGGCTGGACCTGGAACCGGCCATGGAGGCCTGGATCCTGCCCTTCGCCATCCCCGGGGCGCTGGTCGTCGCGGCATGGCTGGTGGAGGCCAAGCAGGATGTCATCGAGAACATCGCCCCGGTGCTCACGCGCATCTTCACACCGCTGACCATCGCCATGCTGCTGGCCATGCTGGTTGTGCTCACCACCGCCGGCGGGCTCATCGATGTGGACCGCGGCCTGCTGATCCTCATGAATGCGGTGCTGGTGCTGGTGCTGTGCCTGCTGCTCTATGCGCTGTCGGCGCGCGAGCCGCTGGCTCCGGCGGGCATCTTCGATGTCCTGCAGCTGGTACTGCTGGTGTCGGCCCTGGCCGTGGACGCGGTGATGCTCACCGCCATGCTGGCGAGGATCGCCGAGTTCGGCTCCAGCCCCAACAAGATCGCCGCGCTGGGGTTGAACCTGCTGCTGCTTGTCCACCTGCTGTGGGCCGCCTGGCTTTCGGCCGGGTTCCTGCGCGGCCGGCGCCGGTTCGCGGTGCTTGAACGCTGGCAGACCAGGTACCTGCCCGTCTATGGACTCTGGGCGGCCGTGGTGGTGTTCGTTTTCCCGCCGGTCTTCACATTCGCCTAA
- a CDS encoding transglycosylase family protein, giving the protein MIQQNTKTKNIRRGAATVAAIALAGGAMAMSVAPASAASTSTWDALAQCESGGNWSINTGNGFKGGLQFTNSTWKAFGGSGSADNASKAEQIRVAENVKAGQGWGAWPACSAKLGLSGGKGSVAKTYKPAAKQATVQKSAKASTYKSTSAKTYKTKSVPAKSYASSGKRAAAPVAKAPVISVNVKDSGKNYTVKSGDTLFKIAQAQGLSSWQGLYSLNQDVVPSADLIFVGQSLDLPTK; this is encoded by the coding sequence ATGATCCAGCAGAACACCAAAACCAAAAACATTCGCCGTGGCGCAGCAACCGTCGCCGCAATCGCCTTGGCCGGGGGAGCCATGGCAATGTCGGTGGCACCCGCCTCGGCAGCCAGCACCAGCACCTGGGACGCGCTGGCCCAGTGCGAGTCCGGCGGCAACTGGTCCATCAACACCGGCAACGGCTTCAAGGGCGGACTGCAGTTCACCAACTCCACTTGGAAGGCATTCGGCGGCAGCGGAAGCGCCGACAACGCCTCCAAGGCCGAGCAGATCCGCGTTGCCGAGAACGTCAAGGCAGGCCAGGGTTGGGGTGCATGGCCCGCATGCTCCGCCAAGCTGGGGCTCTCCGGGGGCAAGGGCTCGGTCGCCAAGACCTACAAGCCCGCCGCGAAGCAGGCCACCGTGCAGAAGTCCGCCAAGGCCTCGACCTACAAGTCGACCTCGGCCAAGACCTACAAGACCAAGTCGGTTCCGGCCAAGAGCTACGCCTCTTCCGGCAAGCGCGCCGCAGCCCCGGTGGCCAAGGCCCCGGTCATCAGCGTCAACGTCAAGGACTCGGGCAAGAACTACACCGTCAAGTCCGGGGACACCCTGTTCAAGATCGCCCAGGCCCAGGGCCTGAGCAGCTGGCAGGGCCTGTACTCGCTAAACCAGGATGTCGTTCCCAGCGCCGACCTCATTTTTGTTGGCCAGTCGCTGGACCTGCCAACCAAGTAA
- a CDS encoding phosphonatase-like hydrolase — MIELVVLDMAGTTVNEHGIVYRALEDAVTATGATVDATDLQTWMGADKTEAIAALMELGGVKADTEVVAAQFDHFRALLAERYAANPPVALPGVEDALRTLKARGIKVGLTTGFSLDVAVPILETLGWGIGEGQLLDAVVTSDEVAAGRPAPYMIHRVMEATGVQDVRAVVAGGDTVVDLLAAHHAGVQGLGVLTGALGREELEQHPHSWVLDGAKDLPSVLESALVSP, encoded by the coding sequence ATGATTGAACTTGTCGTTTTGGACATGGCCGGCACCACCGTGAACGAGCACGGGATCGTCTACCGCGCCCTTGAGGATGCGGTCACGGCCACGGGGGCCACCGTGGATGCAACCGACCTGCAGACCTGGATGGGGGCGGACAAGACCGAGGCCATTGCCGCGTTGATGGAACTCGGCGGCGTGAAGGCGGACACCGAGGTCGTTGCCGCGCAGTTCGACCACTTCCGGGCCCTGCTGGCCGAGCGCTACGCGGCGAACCCGCCGGTGGCCCTGCCGGGCGTCGAGGACGCGCTGCGCACACTCAAGGCCCGCGGCATCAAGGTCGGCCTGACCACCGGTTTTTCGCTCGACGTTGCCGTGCCGATCCTGGAGACGCTGGGCTGGGGGATCGGCGAAGGCCAGCTGCTCGACGCCGTGGTCACCAGCGACGAGGTTGCCGCGGGCCGGCCGGCGCCGTACATGATCCACCGGGTCATGGAGGCCACCGGCGTGCAGGATGTGCGCGCCGTCGTGGCCGGCGGGGACACCGTGGTCGACCTCCTGGCGGCCCACCATGCAGGCGTGCAGGGCCTGGGCGTGCTCACCGGCGCCCTGGGCCGCGAGGAGCTCGAGCAGCACCCGCACAGCTGGGTTTTGGACGGCGCCAAGGACCTTCCCAGCGTTCTCGAGTCTGCACTAGTCAGCCCCTAA
- a CDS encoding GntR family transcriptional regulator, whose protein sequence is MPSISDEPIHQRLSDLFRGKISSGDWKEGKPLPSEAELCTRHGVSRGTVRQALASLRSEGMVTGGRGKPPVVARPVPSQSFATFMSFSEWAHSLGREPGQRTVEIARRPAGEDLAGRMGLRPGEPVIQVLRLRSLDGKPTMVERSNFIAEVGNALFGFDTDSGSIFGYLTSRGVDLTRGRHVIDAVGADATDAELLGVGPGSALLREHRLTYAADGRILECSDDRYLPHLANFVIENTRASRAALVRVPLVA, encoded by the coding sequence GTGCCGTCAATATCCGATGAACCCATCCACCAGCGACTCAGCGACCTCTTCCGCGGGAAGATCTCTTCCGGCGATTGGAAAGAGGGCAAGCCGCTGCCCAGCGAGGCGGAGCTTTGCACCCGGCACGGCGTTTCCCGTGGAACCGTCCGCCAGGCGTTGGCAAGCCTGCGCAGCGAGGGGATGGTCACCGGCGGCCGGGGAAAGCCCCCGGTGGTCGCCCGCCCGGTGCCGTCCCAGTCGTTTGCCACCTTCATGTCCTTTTCCGAGTGGGCCCATTCGCTGGGCCGGGAACCGGGCCAACGGACCGTGGAAATCGCCCGGCGCCCCGCCGGCGAGGACCTGGCGGGAAGGATGGGGCTCCGGCCCGGGGAGCCGGTCATCCAGGTGCTGCGGCTGCGGTCCCTTGACGGGAAACCGACCATGGTCGAACGCAGCAACTTCATCGCGGAGGTCGGCAACGCCCTTTTTGGCTTCGACACCGACAGCGGCTCGATCTTCGGCTACCTGACGAGCCGGGGCGTGGACCTGACCCGGGGCAGGCACGTGATTGATGCGGTCGGCGCGGACGCCACCGACGCCGAGCTGCTTGGCGTGGGGCCGGGCTCGGCACTGCTGCGCGAGCACCGGCTGACCTATGCGGCCGACGGACGCATCCTTGAATGCTCGGATGACCGGTACCTGCCGCACCTTGCAAACTTCGTCATCGAAAACACCAGGGCATCCAGGGCCGCGTTGGTACGCGTCCCGCTGGTCGCCTGA
- a CDS encoding TIGR03364 family FAD-dependent oxidoreductase: MIKMNSEATAEPVASTDVLIVGAGIIGLAHAALALQAGLSVTVIERDHRAVGASVRNFGHACITAQHGELYELAQAGRKHWLDFAAKAGFWAIESGALVVAATETELQLLREFSASRPEGQVTILDPDTVRARLGRENTDGIRGGAFLADDLRVDPRTTVATLAGWLDAQDDAAVHFNTAALGFGTGTSRRARVDTGRGAFEADRVFICVGHDVDHLFPQIAAEHRITRCALQMAAAPAPESTTIIPAVLTATSMLRYDAFTQLPSASALRAQVAAARPDLLEIGANVMFTQRPDGTLLLGDSHSYDLAQDPFLNESTTQTLLQAAAKVLDVRSFDTSERWQGIYASSDLSPLLVCDITEAITLVSVTSGIGMTLSFGLAEANLDSRPVSRPTASTTR; encoded by the coding sequence ATGATCAAAATGAATTCCGAGGCCACCGCAGAACCGGTGGCAAGCACCGACGTCCTGATCGTCGGGGCAGGCATCATTGGCCTGGCCCACGCCGCGCTGGCCCTGCAAGCGGGCCTGAGCGTCACCGTCATCGAACGCGACCACCGTGCGGTGGGAGCCTCGGTGCGCAACTTCGGCCATGCCTGCATCACCGCCCAGCACGGCGAGCTCTACGAACTGGCCCAGGCCGGCCGGAAGCACTGGCTCGACTTCGCCGCCAAGGCAGGGTTCTGGGCCATCGAGTCCGGCGCCCTGGTGGTGGCCGCGACGGAGACCGAGCTGCAGCTGCTGCGCGAATTCTCCGCCTCGCGCCCCGAGGGCCAGGTCACCATCCTGGACCCGGACACCGTGCGGGCCAGGCTCGGCCGCGAAAACACCGACGGCATCCGCGGCGGCGCCTTCCTGGCCGACGACCTGCGTGTCGACCCGCGCACCACCGTCGCCACCCTGGCCGGATGGCTCGACGCCCAGGACGACGCCGCGGTGCACTTCAACACCGCCGCCCTGGGCTTCGGCACCGGCACCTCGCGCAGGGCCCGGGTGGACACCGGCCGCGGCGCCTTCGAGGCGGACCGGGTCTTCATCTGCGTCGGCCACGACGTGGATCACCTGTTCCCGCAGATCGCCGCCGAGCACCGGATCACCCGCTGCGCCCTGCAGATGGCCGCGGCCCCGGCCCCGGAAAGCACCACCATCATCCCGGCCGTGCTCACCGCGACCTCCATGCTGCGCTACGACGCCTTCACGCAGCTGCCCTCGGCGAGCGCACTGCGCGCCCAGGTCGCCGCCGCACGCCCGGACCTGCTTGAAATCGGGGCCAACGTGATGTTCACCCAGCGCCCGGACGGCACCTTGCTGCTCGGGGACTCGCACTCCTACGACCTGGCCCAGGACCCGTTCCTGAACGAATCCACGACCCAGACGCTCCTGCAGGCCGCGGCAAAGGTGCTCGATGTCCGCTCCTTCGACACCTCCGAACGCTGGCAGGGCATCTACGCCTCCTCCGATCTCTCCCCGCTCCTGGTATGCGACATCACCGAGGCCATCACCCTGGTCTCGGTGACCAGCGGCATCGGCATGACGCTCTCCTTCGGCCTGGCCGAGGCAAACCTCGACTCCCGTCCCGTTTCCCGCCCCACCGCCTCCACCACCCGCTAA
- a CDS encoding phosphate/phosphite/phosphonate ABC transporter substrate-binding protein: protein MKTTRTLALSLAALAAFTLAGCSSTEAPANADSNAFCPTGELKFGIEPFEDPTKLEPAYQVLASALGKELDCKVEVQVVEDYAAEVLSMRNGKLDIGQFGPMGYVFASTKANAEPLASFGTSDGLLSSYTAGIWVPKDSDIRSIEDLRGKDLALGSVGSTSGDVLPRFGLKKAGIAEDELNMNFAGGHPEALLALAKGTVDAAQINSQTLASATESGNFDPAGFRQVWESEAIPNDPITVSADADPAFKAAVKDALLNLAPADIEAVGKFLDVTPAGPLIEVTKETYNPLFDLAETMGLTEKDI from the coding sequence ATGAAAACCACTCGCACCCTCGCCCTGTCCCTGGCAGCCCTCGCCGCCTTCACACTGGCGGGCTGCTCCTCCACCGAGGCACCGGCCAACGCCGATTCCAACGCCTTCTGCCCCACCGGGGAACTGAAATTCGGCATCGAACCGTTCGAAGACCCCACCAAGCTCGAACCCGCCTACCAGGTCCTGGCCTCCGCCCTGGGCAAGGAACTGGACTGCAAGGTCGAGGTCCAGGTCGTGGAGGACTACGCCGCCGAGGTGCTCTCGATGCGCAACGGCAAGCTGGACATCGGCCAGTTCGGTCCCATGGGCTACGTCTTCGCCTCCACCAAGGCCAACGCCGAGCCGCTGGCGTCCTTCGGCACCTCCGACGGCTTGCTGTCCTCCTACACCGCCGGCATCTGGGTACCGAAGGACTCGGACATCCGGTCCATCGAGGACTTGCGCGGCAAGGACCTGGCCCTGGGCTCGGTCGGTTCCACCAGCGGGGACGTGCTTCCGCGCTTCGGCCTGAAAAAGGCCGGAATCGCCGAGGACGAACTGAACATGAACTTCGCCGGCGGGCACCCCGAGGCCCTGCTGGCCCTGGCCAAGGGCACCGTGGACGCGGCCCAGATCAACTCGCAGACCCTGGCCAGCGCCACCGAATCGGGCAACTTCGACCCCGCCGGATTCCGCCAGGTCTGGGAATCCGAAGCCATCCCCAACGACCCGATCACGGTCTCGGCGGACGCCGACCCTGCCTTCAAAGCCGCGGTGAAGGACGCGCTGCTGAACCTGGCCCCGGCCGACATCGAGGCCGTGGGCAAGTTCCTGGACGTCACCCCGGCCGGGCCCCTGATCGAGGTCACCAAGGAAACCTACAACCCGCTCTTCGACCTGGCCGAAACCATGGGCCTGACCGAGAAGGACATCTAA
- a CDS encoding phosphonate ABC transporter ATP-binding protein yields MTTLHLPLPRLAEATAPGEPILEVENLTKSFGGRTVLDGVDFTLARGSVVAFLGANGSGKSTTLKCVMGLETPEAGSIRLAGIELSALRGTELARARSSVAMVFQKIHLVPRRTALENVCAGALGRLGGPASISPMFFPRELKEEAMAALARVGMADRAHEKAGRLSGGQAQRVAVARALCQRASVLLADEPVSALDPRAAEEVMALLAELAHEENLAVAAVLHQPDLALRHADTVIGLIDGRIEYSGHISGLDASMQARLYTPNRAAA; encoded by the coding sequence ATGACCACCCTGCACCTTCCACTCCCCCGGCTGGCCGAAGCCACCGCACCCGGCGAACCCATCCTTGAGGTGGAAAACCTCACCAAGTCCTTCGGCGGACGCACCGTGCTGGACGGGGTCGACTTCACCCTGGCCCGCGGCTCCGTTGTCGCCTTCCTGGGTGCCAACGGCTCGGGCAAGTCGACCACGCTCAAGTGCGTCATGGGCCTGGAGACCCCCGAGGCCGGCTCCATCAGGCTTGCCGGCATCGAGCTGTCCGCGCTGCGCGGAACCGAACTGGCCAGGGCCAGGTCCTCGGTGGCCATGGTCTTCCAGAAGATCCATCTGGTCCCGCGCCGCACGGCACTGGAAAACGTGTGCGCCGGAGCCCTGGGCAGGCTCGGCGGCCCTGCCTCCATCAGCCCGATGTTCTTCCCCCGCGAATTGAAGGAGGAGGCCATGGCGGCCCTGGCCCGCGTCGGCATGGCCGACCGCGCCCACGAGAAGGCCGGCCGGCTCTCCGGCGGGCAGGCCCAGCGTGTGGCGGTCGCCCGCGCCCTGTGCCAGCGCGCTTCCGTGCTGCTGGCAGACGAACCGGTCTCCGCCCTCGACCCGCGCGCCGCCGAGGAAGTCATGGCGCTGCTGGCCGAACTGGCCCACGAGGAAAACCTGGCAGTGGCCGCGGTGCTGCACCAGCCGGATTTGGCCCTGCGCCACGCCGACACCGTTATCGGCCTGATAGACGGCCGCATCGAATACTCCGGGCACATCTCCGGCCTGGATGCGTCCATGCAGGCCCGCCTCTACACCCCGAACCGGGCAGCGGCATGA
- the phnE gene encoding phosphonate ABC transporter, permease protein PhnE, translating into MSAPVARLSVPRLPNAGWRITSILTAIAVFAVLHVFALRGTDFEVAALVTGAEGMASFLADAFPPDLDWEGVLAPALKATTVTLWIGLLGTTLSIPSALLLAVFASRTTTPHRAVYQLSRAILSFFRAVPDIVFALIFVTAVGLGPFAGVLALICHNTGVMGKLWAESMEEADSGPQQALSTAGASRLQQVTHAALPMVLGQFVGLLLYRFDVNVRSSLVLGLVGAGGIGLLINQSIKSFRFDAMATQIIVVLVLIILVDQLSSFIRRKLEV; encoded by the coding sequence ATGAGCGCGCCGGTCGCACGGCTCTCGGTCCCCAGGCTCCCCAACGCCGGGTGGCGGATCACCTCGATCCTCACCGCCATCGCGGTGTTCGCCGTGCTGCACGTCTTCGCGCTGCGCGGCACCGACTTCGAGGTGGCGGCACTTGTCACCGGTGCCGAGGGCATGGCCTCCTTCCTGGCCGACGCCTTCCCGCCGGACCTGGACTGGGAAGGGGTGCTCGCCCCGGCACTGAAGGCCACCACTGTGACACTGTGGATCGGGCTGCTGGGCACCACGCTCTCGATCCCCAGCGCCCTGCTGCTGGCCGTGTTCGCCTCGCGCACCACGACCCCGCACCGGGCCGTCTACCAGCTCTCCCGCGCGATCCTGTCCTTCTTCCGCGCCGTCCCCGACATCGTCTTCGCGCTGATCTTCGTCACCGCGGTGGGCCTTGGCCCCTTCGCCGGGGTGCTCGCGTTGATCTGCCACAACACCGGGGTCATGGGCAAGCTCTGGGCCGAGTCCATGGAGGAGGCCGATTCCGGCCCGCAACAGGCGCTGTCCACCGCCGGGGCCTCGCGCCTGCAGCAGGTCACCCACGCGGCCCTGCCCATGGTGCTGGGCCAGTTCGTCGGGTTGCTGCTCTACCGCTTCGACGTGAACGTGCGCTCCTCGCTGGTCCTGGGCTTGGTTGGTGCCGGCGGCATCGGGCTGCTGATCAACCAGTCCATCAAGTCCTTCCGCTTCGACGCGATGGCCACGCAGATCATCGTGGTGCTGGTGCTGATCATCTTGGTCGACCAGCTCTCCTCCTTCATCAGGCGCAAACTTGAAGTCTGA